The following are encoded in a window of Rubritalea squalenifaciens DSM 18772 genomic DNA:
- a CDS encoding lactonase family protein, whose translation MKLSSYLALLFMGTCSAGDLTLYVGTKSSIYTVDFSTETGAFAEAQEAHAAPTSSFLAFSKDQKHLYSTFSLTNPETNKKTGAVASYSLSGKTTLKKTSESASGGRGTCYVSLDMTGKCLLSADYGSGHLSSYLLSDDGQITKRVSTITLEGSSINPQRQKGPHAHSIYISPDNKHVYAADLGSDKVLCYALDSTTAELTPLPSASTPPGSGPRHIAIHPDGQRLFVLNELTCTVSTFARDAQTGSLKLLSTIDVLQGETKGMTCSEIRLSPDNKHLYTGNRDITFKKRDSLSHLTITDDPAVAPELKQVLSLPISIPRNFNLTPKGKWIIAGGQYSNNLLAIERNTETGTLKITDHLIEVPSPQCILIKAD comes from the coding sequence ATGAAACTATCCAGCTATCTAGCCCTTCTATTCATGGGCACCTGCTCCGCGGGTGATCTCACTCTCTACGTGGGGACAAAATCCTCCATCTACACAGTAGACTTTTCCACAGAAACTGGCGCCTTTGCCGAAGCGCAAGAGGCACACGCCGCGCCAACGTCTTCCTTCCTCGCATTCTCAAAAGACCAGAAACACCTCTACAGCACCTTCTCACTAACAAATCCAGAAACTAACAAAAAAACAGGAGCCGTTGCCAGTTACTCGCTTTCCGGAAAAACCACATTGAAGAAGACATCTGAGTCAGCTTCAGGAGGCAGAGGAACCTGCTACGTCAGTCTAGACATGACGGGCAAGTGCCTACTCTCCGCAGACTATGGCAGTGGCCATTTAAGCTCCTATCTACTCAGCGATGACGGACAGATCACCAAGCGTGTCAGCACCATCACTCTGGAGGGATCCTCGATCAACCCACAGCGCCAGAAAGGTCCGCACGCTCATTCCATCTACATTTCACCGGACAACAAGCACGTGTACGCAGCCGATCTAGGCTCAGACAAGGTGCTCTGCTACGCACTCGACAGCACAACAGCCGAGCTCACGCCTCTACCCTCAGCCAGCACCCCTCCCGGATCCGGCCCACGCCATATCGCCATTCACCCAGACGGCCAAAGACTCTTCGTCCTCAACGAGCTTACCTGCACCGTTTCTACTTTTGCACGCGACGCGCAAACTGGCAGCTTAAAACTCCTCAGCACTATCGACGTCCTTCAAGGAGAGACTAAGGGGATGACCTGCTCGGAAATCCGCCTCAGCCCGGACAACAAGCACCTCTACACCGGCAACCGGGACATCACCTTCAAAAAACGGGACTCCCTCTCACACCTCACCATCACCGATGATCCTGCAGTCGCCCCAGAACTCAAGCAAGTCCTCTCACTCCCGATCTCCATTCCCCGCAATTTCAACCTGACCCCCAAAGGCAAATGGATCATCGCTGGTGGGCAATACTCCAACAATCTCCTCGCCATTGAGAGAAACACGGAAACCGGCACCCTCAAAATCACCGATCACCTCATCGAAGTTCCATCCCCACAATGTATCCTCATCAAAGCGGATTGA
- a CDS encoding cadherin domain-containing protein gives GSTVATVTSSDPDAGDSATYAITAGNDGSFAINSSTGVITTAAGLDYETTSSYTLTVEVTDGGGLTDTASVGIAINDVANDDSDSDGLADEWEIANFGSVSATDGASDSDGDGLSNAEEMAIGGDPNSSDSDSDGFADVLEVTVGTDLADAQSTPDSTYSGLHSWWNLNEAAGATTALDNSGSGFHASVNDITFNGSEATFDGVDDGLNAGTAAAILGTGDYTVSAKVKTAAGFSATGTVIQQRDPGGTGYLGEYMLNVNANGTVTYFIYNNGYQVNLTTTITVNDGNWHHIMAVRSGGTVTVYIDGVQAAQGSGTVQELLARSVAIGYDHRDNNKYFNGSIDDVRVYNRAVGNLEFYPNSAPTASDDTFSVNENAAAGTSVGTVIATDPDAGDILAYAIVAGNAGGEFAIDAGTGAITTTAALDYETASQYVLTVEVTDSGLLTDTATITVNVNNVNEAPVANDASGSVAEDAAIGTAVATVTSSDVDAGDSVSYAITAGNDGSFAIDSATGAITTAAALDYEAANSYALTVTATDAGGLTDTATVNVAVTNVNEAPSVADASGSVAEGQGAGVVVASVSASDPDAGDTVGYAVSGGPFAIDSSGVITTTAALDYEAANSYALTVTATDGGGLTDTATVNIAVTNVNEAPVANNVSVSVAEDSPAGTSVATVTSTDPDAGDSVSYAIAAGNDGSFAINSTTGEITLAGMVDYETTSSYVLTVTATDGGGLTGTATVNVTVTDVAFEDYDSDSLDDNWEIANFGDTTSSDGTGDADNDGLTDGEEYLAGSDPNSSDGDADGFHDVLEIKVGTDPMDALDAPDTSYAGLEGWWSLDESVGATSAVDNSGNGLHAAVSGATFSGTEASFDGVNDYITTDPGLLNNLGAFTMSGWYRSGLTNGSRIGLWGQNDVIEFGINGNSLRVWTAGGGSASASIPAVNQWHHVVVVGDGSSLKIYIDGVLAGSGGNSATSYGSSAYSFNIGGGGVWDASGNSFTGDIKDVRVYYRAVDISEFYPAP, from the coding sequence GGCTCTACCGTGGCTACCGTGACCTCGAGCGACCCTGATGCCGGTGACTCCGCGACTTATGCGATCACGGCGGGCAACGACGGCTCCTTTGCTATCAACAGCAGCACAGGTGTGATCACCACGGCAGCCGGTCTCGACTACGAAACTACCAGCAGCTACACGCTCACCGTAGAAGTAACTGACGGTGGTGGACTCACCGATACCGCCAGCGTAGGCATCGCCATCAACGACGTAGCCAACGACGACTCCGACAGCGACGGCCTGGCCGACGAATGGGAAATCGCCAACTTCGGCTCGGTCTCCGCCACAGACGGCGCCAGCGACAGCGATGGTGACGGACTATCCAACGCCGAGGAAATGGCAATCGGAGGTGATCCTAACAGTAGTGACTCCGACAGCGACGGCTTTGCCGATGTGCTGGAAGTGACCGTAGGCACCGACTTGGCTGATGCCCAGAGCACCCCGGATTCCACCTACTCCGGACTCCACAGCTGGTGGAACCTCAATGAGGCGGCTGGTGCGACCACCGCACTGGATAACTCCGGCAGCGGCTTCCACGCCAGCGTCAACGACATCACCTTCAACGGCAGCGAAGCTACCTTCGATGGTGTGGACGACGGTCTCAATGCAGGAACCGCTGCGGCGATTCTGGGAACCGGTGACTACACAGTTTCCGCCAAGGTGAAGACTGCTGCGGGCTTCAGTGCCACAGGCACCGTCATCCAGCAGCGTGATCCAGGCGGCACTGGCTACCTCGGAGAGTACATGCTTAACGTGAACGCCAATGGTACGGTGACTTACTTCATCTACAACAACGGCTACCAGGTGAACTTGACCACGACTATTACGGTGAACGACGGCAACTGGCACCACATCATGGCTGTTCGCAGCGGTGGTACCGTGACTGTCTACATTGACGGTGTGCAGGCTGCTCAGGGAAGTGGTACTGTGCAAGAGTTGCTCGCAAGAAGCGTGGCCATCGGCTACGACCATCGCGACAACAACAAGTACTTCAACGGCTCCATCGACGACGTGCGTGTCTACAACCGTGCGGTAGGTAACCTTGAGTTCTATCCAAACAGCGCCCCGACCGCCAGCGACGACACCTTCTCAGTGAATGAGAATGCCGCCGCGGGAACCAGCGTGGGCACCGTGATCGCTACCGATCCTGATGCGGGCGACATCCTCGCCTATGCCATCGTGGCAGGCAACGCAGGCGGCGAGTTCGCTATCGATGCCGGCACCGGTGCCATCACCACGACTGCGGCACTCGACTACGAGACAGCCAGCCAGTACGTGCTGACCGTGGAAGTGACCGACTCCGGTCTGCTCACTGACACCGCCACCATCACCGTGAACGTGAACAACGTGAACGAGGCTCCTGTAGCCAACGATGCCAGTGGCTCGGTAGCAGAAGATGCAGCCATTGGAACCGCAGTAGCCACTGTCACCTCCAGTGACGTGGATGCCGGTGACAGCGTGAGCTACGCGATTACGGCAGGCAACGACGGATCCTTCGCTATCGACAGTGCGACGGGTGCCATCACCACCGCCGCAGCACTGGATTACGAAGCCGCTAACAGCTACGCACTCACCGTGACCGCCACGGATGCAGGTGGTCTCACCGATACAGCTACAGTCAATGTAGCAGTGACGAATGTGAATGAAGCGCCGTCTGTAGCCGATGCTTCTGGCTCTGTAGCCGAGGGGCAAGGAGCCGGTGTCGTGGTTGCCAGTGTGTCTGCAAGTGATCCTGATGCAGGTGATACAGTAGGATATGCTGTCAGCGGCGGTCCGTTTGCGATCGATTCCAGCGGGGTGATTACCACCACCGCAGCACTGGATTACGAAGCAGCGAACAGCTATGCCCTGACCGTGACTGCTACCGATGGTGGCGGCCTCACAGATACGGCAACAGTGAACATCGCCGTGACCAACGTCAACGAAGCGCCCGTGGCAAACAATGTCAGCGTGAGTGTGGCCGAGGATTCTCCTGCGGGTACCAGCGTGGCCACGGTGACGTCCACAGATCCCGATGCCGGGGACAGCGTGAGCTATGCCATCGCCGCAGGCAACGACGGCTCCTTCGCCATCAACAGCACCACCGGTGAAATCACTCTAGCTGGCATGGTCGACTACGAAACTACCAGCAGCTACGTGCTCACGGTGACCGCTACCGACGGTGGTGGTCTTACAGGGACTGCGACAGTAAATGTAACGGTGACTGACGTGGCCTTCGAGGACTACGACAGCGACAGCCTCGACGACAACTGGGAGATCGCTAACTTCGGCGACACCACCAGTTCAGACGGTACAGGCGATGCAGACAACGACGGCTTGACCGACGGCGAGGAGTATCTTGCCGGAAGTGATCCTAACAGCAGCGACGGGGATGCCGACGGATTCCACGATGTCCTTGAGATCAAGGTGGGTACCGATCCTATGGATGCACTCGATGCCCCTGATACCAGCTACGCTGGTCTCGAAGGCTGGTGGTCACTGGACGAGTCCGTGGGGGCGACCTCCGCAGTGGATAACAGCGGCAACGGTCTCCATGCAGCAGTCAGCGGTGCTACCTTCAGTGGCACGGAAGCCAGCTTCGACGGTGTAAATGACTACATCACCACGGACCCTGGTCTGCTGAACAACCTGGGTGCCTTCACGATGTCCGGCTGGTACCGTTCCGGTCTGACCAACGGAAGCCGCATCGGCCTCTGGGGACAGAATGATGTGATCGAGTTCGGAATCAATGGCAACAGCTTGAGAGTCTGGACGGCAGGTGGCGGTAGCGCCTCAGCCAGCATTCCGGCAGTTAACCAGTGGCACCATGTTGTGGTGGTAGGTGACGGCAGTAGCCTGAAGATCTACATCGACGGTGTGCTCGCAGGCAGTGGTGGAAATAGTGCCACCAGCTACGGAAGCTCTGCCTACAGCTTCAACATTGGTGGCGGCGGTGTCTGGGATGCCAGCGGAAACTCCTTCACCGGGGATATCAAAGACGTCCGCGTGTACTACCGCGCAGTAGATATCAGCGAGTTCTATCCAGCACCATAA
- a CDS encoding DUF7594 domain-containing protein → MNTHTLFGAPLVAASLVMAGSCLVQAAPTTITQSVTYNGETITLQLTKENLRGSQFEVLVQNSSGTYDTYSAVEERSYIGTVDEYPGAVACGIQMDDGTFKGAVYFDRGATWFTQGSSVTGTRGDQYTNFTNFQYPSASSVTAGQAGSTTYGYDVGIDAEYGYYSGPGGSSTAKTFELIEYSVCLNRAMYMRDALLRPYLGRIIIRSDQTQDPYTGLGGGTYLSALKDHWNANHASANSDLVAGVCPSKVGGGLAWVGAVGGGNKYSVNDSGSNGHFDVIWRHEMGHNWGCGHYVGGSPEGAAIMGGNQPARFSGCEVNKILSHRDNRIAAGGILDNEGTYTSINLPPYAALDPVEVEIEAGKVETVTIDPLANDFDANGHSISLKSYDATSNLGYPVTVSVGTGANGQDELVYSALGGSGVDYISYTVEDSSGQEAKGYIVINAKGVTPKLWEQTTDADTYVQVNSSSNYGSVDNLFLKNKGPGSSYTRAGWVHFDISGKSFGEEATLEFTVDISSSAGVMDVWGIVDGANGDQLGVDWSETGLTYNNAPANPDFTEGAQMTYLGSFDASSTASGSTCQFSNAALLSFLQSDSNGEVTFVLMRENGPDGNFSLRTKEHASGGAPTLSTSFPLASYSGTDAYVRNGSYANDNYGSESELAVKKDGSGYQREAYLRFDHTSAASIGSAKTLLTLTALQVQPGQAYRVRLVDDSGDGWEEASVTYNNRAAGSGVGITFYADDMTVGSPYTIDVSELFNQVSNTNGAATFHIDALNQISTGFTRFASRENTTASYRPSLAIIDADPHDTYVRNGSYANTNFGSDAGLVLKNDGSSYYREFFLRRAYDYNGGSPVAAATLTLTPVGISGTRDIRFRLLDDADDGWKEDEVTYNNRPTATGNEVVFSSSALSVNQPYSIDVTSLLNQSMNDNGVASFLVDLPGSTGTAYFTIASKEEANAAYRPVLNVNPNAPVASNGSASLDTSATVGATVTTVAASDQDAADVLSYAITAGNGAGLFTINGSTGAITTASSLTEGQYVLTVTVTDSGVPALADTAQITIDVTTPGGPSNSPPVANDASGSVAEDAAIGTSVVTVTSSDPDAGDTANFAITAGNTGGAFTIDSGTGEITTAAALDYETVSSYSLTVTVTDGGGLTDTATVTITVTDVNENPVVTSYGSDAETMIDGSIIAGSYLDTQSSNNVNEVLQEAKTNGKPSSRVSSLEHTWSFDIGAGGILVELSVEAFHSANSEGDDFVFSYSTDGINFTDLITVTKTSDDNTAQLAPLPAGVTGTVYIRVLDTDRTVGNGNQDTLSIDHLSLEVTE, encoded by the coding sequence ATGAACACGCATACGCTGTTTGGCGCGCCGCTTGTGGCCGCCAGTCTAGTGATGGCTGGGTCTTGCCTGGTTCAGGCGGCGCCCACCACCATTACTCAGTCGGTCACCTATAATGGAGAGACGATTACTCTCCAGTTGACCAAAGAAAATCTCCGAGGATCACAATTTGAGGTCCTCGTGCAGAATAGCAGCGGTACATACGATACGTATTCCGCTGTAGAAGAACGTTCCTACATTGGAACAGTTGATGAATATCCAGGGGCAGTTGCCTGCGGTATTCAGATGGATGACGGTACCTTCAAGGGTGCAGTTTATTTTGATAGAGGAGCAACCTGGTTTACTCAGGGTTCTTCTGTTACGGGTACTAGAGGAGACCAGTATACCAATTTCACGAATTTCCAGTACCCTTCAGCTTCATCTGTGACCGCTGGACAGGCGGGAAGTACGACCTACGGCTACGATGTGGGCATTGATGCCGAGTATGGCTACTACAGTGGGCCTGGTGGCAGCTCAACAGCCAAGACATTTGAGTTGATCGAGTACAGTGTCTGCTTGAACCGTGCAATGTACATGAGGGATGCATTGCTGCGCCCTTATCTGGGGCGCATCATCATACGCTCAGACCAGACTCAGGACCCTTATACGGGACTCGGCGGCGGGACATACCTCAGCGCTCTGAAAGATCACTGGAATGCCAATCATGCATCGGCTAACAGCGATCTAGTCGCCGGTGTCTGCCCAAGTAAAGTAGGTGGGGGGCTTGCGTGGGTTGGTGCCGTAGGTGGTGGTAATAAGTACTCAGTCAATGACAGCGGCAGCAATGGTCATTTTGATGTGATCTGGCGTCATGAAATGGGGCACAACTGGGGGTGTGGCCACTATGTTGGAGGGAGCCCTGAGGGCGCTGCTATCATGGGCGGTAATCAACCTGCTAGATTCTCCGGGTGTGAGGTGAATAAAATCCTCTCCCATCGGGATAATAGAATCGCAGCTGGTGGTATCCTTGATAATGAGGGTACTTACACGAGTATCAACTTGCCGCCGTATGCAGCACTTGATCCTGTAGAGGTCGAGATCGAAGCTGGTAAAGTGGAGACGGTCACCATTGATCCCTTGGCAAACGATTTCGATGCGAACGGACATTCGATCTCCCTCAAGTCCTATGATGCGACAAGTAATCTGGGGTATCCGGTGACTGTATCTGTGGGTACGGGCGCCAATGGTCAGGATGAGCTGGTGTACTCTGCGCTCGGGGGTAGTGGTGTAGACTACATTTCCTACACGGTAGAGGACAGCAGTGGTCAGGAGGCCAAGGGTTACATTGTTATCAATGCAAAAGGCGTGACTCCAAAACTGTGGGAGCAAACCACGGATGCAGATACCTACGTGCAAGTAAACTCTTCCTCTAACTATGGTAGTGTGGATAACCTGTTCCTGAAGAACAAGGGGCCAGGGAGCTCCTACACACGTGCAGGCTGGGTGCACTTTGACATCAGTGGCAAGAGCTTTGGCGAGGAAGCTACACTGGAGTTCACCGTTGATATCTCCAGTAGTGCCGGAGTCATGGATGTATGGGGTATCGTCGATGGTGCCAATGGTGACCAGCTCGGCGTTGACTGGAGTGAGACAGGTCTTACCTACAATAATGCTCCTGCGAACCCGGACTTTACCGAGGGAGCTCAGATGACTTACCTGGGGAGCTTTGATGCATCTTCTACGGCATCAGGAAGTACCTGTCAGTTCTCGAATGCAGCTCTGCTTTCATTCCTGCAGTCTGACAGCAATGGAGAGGTAACCTTCGTGCTCATGCGTGAAAACGGGCCAGATGGTAACTTCTCACTGAGGACCAAAGAGCATGCGAGTGGTGGGGCGCCTACTTTGAGCACCTCTTTCCCGTTAGCTTCGTATTCAGGTACGGATGCCTACGTGCGGAACGGTAGCTATGCGAATGATAATTATGGCTCCGAATCTGAGCTAGCCGTGAAGAAAGATGGAAGCGGTTACCAGCGTGAGGCCTATCTCCGGTTTGACCATACTTCAGCTGCCAGCATTGGATCCGCGAAAACGCTGCTTACACTGACCGCGCTTCAGGTGCAGCCAGGGCAGGCCTATCGTGTCAGGCTGGTAGATGATTCCGGTGACGGCTGGGAGGAAGCCAGTGTGACCTACAATAACCGCGCTGCGGGTAGTGGGGTTGGCATCACATTCTATGCAGATGACATGACAGTAGGGTCTCCCTACACGATTGACGTGTCTGAACTCTTCAATCAGGTCAGTAACACTAATGGCGCTGCAACCTTCCACATTGATGCGCTGAATCAGATCAGTACCGGGTTCACCCGCTTTGCCAGCCGTGAGAATACCACAGCGTCCTACCGCCCATCATTGGCGATCATTGATGCGGATCCACACGATACTTACGTTCGAAACGGTAGCTACGCGAACACCAACTTCGGATCTGATGCTGGGCTCGTTCTGAAGAACGACGGGTCCTCCTACTACCGTGAATTCTTCCTGCGTCGTGCTTATGACTACAATGGAGGTAGCCCGGTGGCGGCTGCTACCCTGACTCTCACTCCGGTGGGTATTTCAGGGACACGTGATATCCGATTTCGTTTGTTAGATGATGCAGATGATGGCTGGAAAGAGGATGAGGTGACCTACAATAACCGTCCAACAGCGACTGGCAATGAAGTGGTCTTCTCCAGTAGTGCGCTGTCAGTAAACCAACCTTATTCCATCGATGTGACATCCTTGCTGAATCAATCCATGAATGACAATGGCGTGGCTAGTTTTCTCGTGGATCTTCCTGGAAGCACAGGAACGGCTTATTTCACCATAGCCTCCAAAGAGGAAGCGAATGCAGCCTATCGTCCGGTGCTGAATGTGAACCCGAATGCCCCGGTCGCCAGCAATGGCTCAGCATCACTGGATACATCCGCTACTGTGGGTGCTACGGTGACTACGGTCGCCGCTTCTGACCAAGATGCCGCAGATGTCTTGAGTTACGCAATCACAGCCGGTAATGGCGCTGGCTTGTTCACGATCAATGGCAGCACGGGAGCCATCACGACTGCGTCTAGCCTGACTGAAGGACAATATGTCCTGACCGTGACGGTAACTGACAGTGGTGTACCTGCCTTGGCAGATACTGCCCAGATCACCATCGATGTGACTACTCCGGGAGGACCTTCTAACTCACCTCCGGTTGCGAATGATGCCAGCGGCTCGGTCGCCGAGGATGCTGCCATCGGTACCAGTGTGGTTACGGTGACTTCTTCTGATCCTGATGCTGGAGATACTGCAAACTTTGCGATTACTGCCGGCAATACTGGTGGGGCATTCACAATCGACAGCGGCACGGGTGAAATCACCACAGCGGCGGCTCTGGATTATGAAACAGTGTCCAGTTATTCGCTTACCGTTACAGTCACGGATGGTGGAGGCCTGACTGACACGGCCACCGTGACAATCACGGTGACTGATGTGAACGAGAACCCAGTGGTGACCAGTTATGGCAGTGATGCTGAGACCATGATTGATGGCTCAATCATCGCTGGCTCTTATCTGGATACCCAGTCTTCGAACAATGTGAATGAGGTGCTACAGGAGGCAAAGACCAACGGCAAGCCATCCAGTCGTGTCTCCAGTCTTGAGCATACCTGGAGCTTCGATATAGGAGCGGGTGGTATTCTGGTGGAACTCAGTGTAGAGGCCTTCCACAGTGCGAACAGCGAGGGAGACGACTTCGTCTTCTCCTACTCCACGGATGGCATCAACTTCACTGATCTGATCACCGTGACCAAGACGAGCGATGACAATACCGCGCAACTGGCGCCTCTTCCAGCAGGAGTCACAGGCACCGTCTACATCCGCGTGCTCGATACTGACCGCACCGTGGGCAATGGAAATCAAGATACCTTGAGTATTGATCACTTGAGCCTTGAAGTTACGGAATAA